The following DNA comes from Candidatus Methanosuratincola sp..
GTTTTCTGCTTCCGGAGCCGCGGCTCTAGGTCAAAAAGTATCATTGCAAGGTGCTACTCGCTCCCAAAGATCTGGCAGATGGGACTGAACACGCCAGCCCACTACATAATCGAGGTCGTTTCGGAGCGCTTCGACAAGTTGACCTACGAGGAGAAGGTGAAAGTAGTCATACATGAGCTGCTCCACATACCGAAGACTTTTGGCGGGGGGTTGCGCCCACACAGGGGATATGTCACAAATCGGGCAATCAACGAGATCTATGGGAGATTCAAGACGAAAAAATAGCGACCTGAACATATAAAACATATGCCCATAACAGAAAATATTATATCTAAAAAATTTTGATTATTAATTGAGGAATATAAAAATGGCTGCAGCAAAGAAAAAGGAGTACAAGAAGAAGGAAGAAAAGGCAGTGAAGAAAAAGAAGTGATCAGAGCAAAAAGTCCGGAACGAAAGGTCTTTCTTTCCAGTAGTTGTTTTTTCTTATATCCTCAATTCTAATCGGGGTGCATACTCTGCTCACCAGTCCGTTCAGGGAAAATGGCACCCTCGCCAACCGTGCCTCACCGTCGGTCACCCATTGATCTATGGGAAACCCTTTCTCCACCAGGGACTCTGCGAGCCTCTTCCTTTCCTGGAAGTCCATCGAGCGGCCCGCCTCGTCCAGCACATAGATGTGGAACCCTCTGCCTGAAAAAACAACAGAGAGGTTGTTGAAGCCCCTCTCCAGCAGCTCGCCATGGAGCCTTACGGTCTCGTCGATCGCCTTGTTGAAGCAGATGTAGCAGAACTTGAAGGTCGAATGACCTTTTACCCTGTCCTCAAGCGACCCGCAGTTCGGGCAGTCTATGTTCTCAGGATCGACGTCGAACATGAGCTCCTGCCCGACCAGCTCTTCGCAACCTATGCACCTCTCGCCCCTATCGTCGCACTCTGCACAGCGATCCTGATCCCTGTAAAAGTTCCTATCGTAGTAGAGATCCTCAGGAAGAAACTCCAAGACCATCTCCTTCAGCTCCTCCGAGGTCCCTGCGGTGAAAAAGAGGAGAACACCTGCCTTGTCGGCATACTTTCTCCTGAAATATCCGGACTCGTTTCCAGGATCAAGTTGGAATATCGGCATCTTCGCCCTTCTGGCGCTATCCTTGAACCAGGATTCAATCCTACCGAAGTCAAGCCTGCTGTAGTACCCTTCCCTTTCCCTTACCTTTGAGGGTCTGTGGTTCACCGGATAGCAGTGCCTGAGCCTCGACAAAGACCATCACTTCACAATGGCGCCGGCGAGCAGTGGGAGGGTGATTGTGACGTCTCCGAAGACTGCGATGTGCCTAGCCTTCGGCTTGACCTTGCCCCAGGAGATTGCCTCCTTCGGCAACGCGCCTGATAGGCTTCCGTCGTACTCTTGTGCCGTGGTCAGGTATATACAGTAGTCCAGCCCTTCCTTGAACTGGTTCCACCATATCACGTGGTGCTTGCTTATGCCGCCGCCTATTATGAGGGCGCCAGTCCTCTTGGAGTCGAAGACTGTATTCAATATCCTGCTCATGTCGCTGAAGAGGTCGAGGGTGAACCTGTTGGTCTGCGCGTAGAAGAAGAGGTTTGTGCCGAAGGATCCGTCGATGACCCCTGGGACATACACCGGGACCCCCTTCTCGTATGCCGCCCTGAGGAAGGAGTGCTCGTCGTCAATCCTCTTACCAAACTCGAATGCCAGCTCGCTGGGTGAAATCGAAGATCTTCCCTTTAGGATATCAGGGAGCTCCTTCCTCATCACCTTCTCAATCAGCGGACCATAATCCTCGAGCGGGATAAGCACATTTCCGAGCCGGTGTATCTCCAGCTCGTTGAGCATGACGTCATCCAGCTCGAACTCGCCAGCGGAGTATCGTGCGCCGAAGCTCCTTGCGATGTCGTGATCCAGGGCACCGCAGGTGGTAACGATCACGTCCGCCCAGCCTCCCCTGACCAGATCGGCTACCACGCCCCTGAGACCCGTCGAGATTATGTTGCCTGTGAATGAGAGAAACTTCACGCACCCCTCGGCACTCATCTCCTCCATGATCTTCGTCGCCTCGCTGAGCTTTGGCGCCATGAAGCCGCCCATCCTGCCGAACCCTTCCACAAGTCCCCTCACGCTAGCGCATTCCTTGACCGAAAGGTCCTCCACCTTCCTAGAAAGCAAACTCTCCCTAGCCCTCGTCTTTTCGTCTCTGCTCAGCTCAACCATGATTCCACCCCTAGACCTCTAAACTCTCCCCTTCCTTCATTATTACGACCTTCGTGCCGACCCTCTCCTTTACCAATGCAGCGAAACGGTAAGGGTCCTGCCTTATTGCCTCGAATGTGTTGTAATGCATCGGTATTACCAGCTTGGGTCTTATGAGCTCGGTGGCGACCGCAGCCTCCTCGGGCCCCATCGTGAATCTGCCTCCTATGGGCAACATCGCCACGTCAGGTCTGCAGATTTCCCCTATCAGCTTCATGTCCCCGAATAGCCCTGTGTCCCCGGCGTGGTAGAGCCTGCCCTCCCTGCCGGAAAATATGAAGCCGCAGGGATTACCCGTATGCAGTGCCGGGACGCAGTCGATCTTAACTCCCCTCACGAGGCAGGAGCCTCCCACGTTCACTGCCTCGGCTCTCTCTACCCCCTCCCTCTCGGCAATCTCGACAGTCTCATATATGGCCACAAAGCATGCCCCGTCCCTCTTTGCGATCTCTGCAGAGTCCCCGAAGTGGTCAAAGTGCGAGTGCGTGACTGCGACTATGTCTGCTTTCGAGACGTCCGCCAGTCTGAGTCTCGAAGAAGGATTCTTTGTGATGAACGGGTCCACCACA
Coding sequences within:
- a CDS encoding putative metallopeptidase, coding for MPISYRPAPDLEAMVREVVKKAGMNYIDPDRVFCFRSRGSRSKSIIARCYSLPKIWQMGLNTPAHYIIEVVSERFDKLTYEEKVKVVIHELLHIPKTFGGGLRPHRGYVTNRAINEIYGRFKTKK
- a CDS encoding deoxyhypusine synthase, with the translated sequence MVELSRDEKTRARESLLSRKVEDLSVKECASVRGLVEGFGRMGGFMAPKLSEATKIMEEMSAEGCVKFLSFTGNIISTGLRGVVADLVRGGWADVIVTTCGALDHDIARSFGARYSAGEFELDDVMLNELEIHRLGNVLIPLEDYGPLIEKVMRKELPDILKGRSSISPSELAFEFGKRIDDEHSFLRAAYEKGVPVYVPGVIDGSFGTNLFFYAQTNRFTLDLFSDMSRILNTVFDSKRTGALIIGGGISKHHVIWWNQFKEGLDYCIYLTTAQEYDGSLSGALPKEAISWGKVKPKARHIAVFGDVTITLPLLAGAIVK
- a CDS encoding metal-dependent hydrolase, with translation MWGDFVKISYLGHAGFEVVLDGITIVVDPFITKNPSSRLRLADVSKADIVAVTHSHFDHFGDSAEIAKRDGACFVAIYETVEIAEREGVERAEAVNVGGSCLVRGVKIDCVPALHTGNPCGFIFSGREGRLYHAGDTGLFGDMKLIGEICRPDVAMLPIGGRFTMGPEEAAVATELIRPKLVIPMHYNTFEAIRQDPYRFAALVKERVGTKVVIMKEGESLEV